In the genome of Phlebotomus papatasi isolate M1 unplaced genomic scaffold, Ppap_2.1 HiC_scaffold_64, whole genome shotgun sequence, one region contains:
- the LOC129809342 gene encoding uncharacterized protein LOC129809342 has product MPGRHPDSPRRKIRSVVVRAAGDLFPQPPRRVPATADSERVRRALQRSQLPFRPAYSTLQPDSRRHRPAPTEVRVAISGRSPPVRPRRTKRGCRAGRKVQLRRLRQQGNPPLRVRIQEGDSTTAQSRTVSVGNPSRPGSSEKVNSPSTPSRTTERSPSISPRTERLLLEESD; this is encoded by the exons A TGCCCGGCCGCCACCCAGATTCCCCGCGCCGAAAGATCCGATCGGTAGTGGTGCGAGCAGCAGGGGATCTGTTTCCTCAACCCCCGCGCCGAGTGCCTGCCACGGCTGATAGTGAAAGGGTGAGAAGGGCGTTGCAGCGAAGCCAGTTACCCTTCCGGCCCGCCTATTCGACCCTCCAACCAGACAGCCGTCGCCATCGACCCGCTCCAACTGAGGTGCGCGTAGCCATTTCTGGACGCAGCCCTCCCGTTAGGCCGCGGCGAACTAAACGTGGTTGCCGCGCTGGTCGAAAGGTGCAGTTGCGCCGGTTGCGGCAGCAAGGAAACCCACCCTTGAGGGTGCGAATCCAAGAGGGAGACAGTACAACCGCTCAGTCCCGGACGGTTAGCGTGGGAAACCCTTCGCGCCCAGGGAGCTCGGAAAAGGTGAATTCACCTTCTACCCCGAGCCGCACCACTGAGAGATCTCCATCAATCTCTCCTCGGACCGAGAGGCTCCTGTTGGAGGAGAGTGATTAG